A part of Rattus norvegicus strain BN/NHsdMcwi chromosome 4, GRCr8, whole genome shotgun sequence genomic DNA contains:
- the Klrh1 gene encoding killer cell lectin-like receptor subfamily H, member 1 (The RefSeq protein has 2 substitutions compared to this genomic sequence): protein MQLSEMNEGRLTYAELKLSLKSKDKPQPTQKKREYPWRISVVILGTVCLCLLISSIVFGYLFFQGTSKFKIQCEKDANKNAVSSMEVVDPSALPPTTGKGCYKCQGRWFCCGEKCYYFSEEEKTWDESEASCRLLGSHLAKIDNREEQNFIQSRLNYSYWVGLRKKGGQFLWVHQEDEKISSDLDFHMTTHLADAACGYIKPKLLNNAQCSRLFPYICKKNFTCLLTSENW from the exons ATG CAGCTATCAGAAATGAATGAGGGAAGACTGACATATGCAGAGCTGAAATAATCCCTGAAGAGTAAGGACAAACCCCAGCCAACTCAGAAAAAGAGAG AATATCCATGGCGCATAAGTGTTGTGATCCTGGGAACAGTATGTCTTTGTCTTCTGATATCAAGCATAGTCTTTGGATATCTGT TTTTTCAGGGCACATCAAAGTTCAAAATTCAATGTGAGAAAGATGCAAATAAAAATGCTGTCTCCTCAAAGGAAGTAGTAGATCCTTCAGCTTTACCACCTACAACAG gaaaaggCTGCTACAAATGTCAAGGAAGATGGTTTTGCTGTGGAGAAAAGTGTTACTACTTTTCAGAAGAGGAAAAGACATGGGATGAAAGTGAGGCATCCTGCAGGCTCCTGGGTTCTCATCTTGCTAAGATTGACAATAGAGAGGAGCAG AACTTTATTCAGTCACGATTGAACTATAGCTATTGGGTTGGATTACGTAAAAAAGGAGGTCAATTCCTGTGGGTACATCAGGAGGATGAAAAAATTTCTTCGGATTT GGATTTTCACATGACAACCCATTTAGCAGATGCAGCATGTGGATATATCAAGCCAAAGCTTCTCAACAATGCTCAATGTAGTAGACTTTTCCCCTATATTTGTAAAAAGAATTTTACCTGCCTGTTGACATCAGAGAATTGGTAA